Proteins from a single region of Mucilaginibacter daejeonensis:
- a CDS encoding C40 family peptidase codes for MKKLSLAIALILSVLASSAQTKSVPEQSAQTETEEDKSLAKDYFSQIMGVALSATSNVKLFQFVYDWVGTPYRLGGDTKRGIDCSGFAYQLYTKVFNTAIGNNSRNIFSMVNPVGKEDLKEGDLVFFKIHSRAITHVGVYIGNGKFAHASTSKGVMVSYLADPYWTRYYYKGGRLLADAGQTSTSH; via the coding sequence ATGAAGAAATTGTCCCTTGCTATTGCCCTAATTTTGAGTGTTTTAGCGTCATCTGCGCAAACAAAAAGTGTTCCAGAACAATCGGCGCAAACCGAGACAGAAGAAGATAAAAGCTTAGCAAAAGATTACTTCTCGCAGATCATGGGCGTGGCGTTATCAGCTACCTCTAACGTGAAGCTTTTCCAATTCGTTTATGACTGGGTAGGAACGCCTTACCGCTTGGGTGGTGATACCAAAAGAGGTATCGATTGCTCGGGTTTTGCTTATCAGTTATATACTAAGGTATTTAACACGGCGATCGGCAACAACAGCCGTAATATATTCAGCATGGTGAACCCTGTTGGTAAGGAAGACCTTAAAGAAGGTGATCTGGTCTTCTTCAAGATCCACAGTCGTGCCATCACCCACGTTGGTGTATACATCGGTAATGGTAAATTCGCACATGCCTCTACCAGTAAAGGCGTTATGGTAAGCTACCTGGCCGATCCATATTGGACCCGTTATTACTACAAAGGCGGCCGCTTATTAGCAGATGCCGGCCAAACTTCAACAAGCCACTAA